Proteins encoded within one genomic window of Burkholderiaceae bacterium:
- a CDS encoding RNA polymerase ECF-type sigma factor has protein sequence MKMPESDLQPLRRDRVGDESASTPRQVLGDVHTTTGSDPHVEDDLSLVGRSASGDRRAFEALMHRHNQRLYRSVRSVLRDEADAEEAVQDAWWKAYTHLREFRADARVSTWLTRIALNEALMRQRRNKSRDALIQPEYQAAATLNAMPDELSAIPAPASAGPDQLAWRAEIRRLIERRIDDLPEHYRTIFMLRGVEEMSAAEVAAALGLPEATVRVRFMRARRLLQTSLEQEIGPRAVGAFSFAGERCERIVAAVMTRIDAAGRAPNRT, from the coding sequence ATGAAGATGCCTGAATCGGATTTGCAGCCGTTGCGGCGAGATCGGGTGGGCGACGAGTCCGCATCGACGCCGCGGCAGGTTCTCGGCGACGTACACACGACGACCGGGTCCGACCCGCACGTCGAAGACGATCTATCGCTGGTCGGCCGTTCGGCGTCCGGAGACCGACGCGCGTTCGAAGCGCTGATGCACCGCCACAATCAGCGCCTGTATCGCTCGGTCCGCAGCGTCCTACGCGACGAAGCCGACGCCGAAGAGGCGGTCCAGGATGCCTGGTGGAAGGCCTACACTCATCTGCGGGAGTTCCGGGCCGACGCCCGGGTGTCCACCTGGTTGACCCGCATCGCGCTGAACGAGGCCTTGATGCGGCAGCGGCGAAACAAATCCCGCGATGCGCTCATCCAACCGGAGTACCAGGCTGCCGCTACGTTGAATGCCATGCCCGACGAGCTCTCCGCGATCCCCGCGCCCGCATCCGCCGGTCCCGATCAGCTTGCCTGGCGCGCCGAGATCAGGCGGCTGATCGAGCGCCGCATCGACGACCTGCCCGAGCACTACCGGACGATCTTCATGCTGCGGGGAGTGGAAGAGATGTCGGCCGCCGAAGTCGCCGCCGCGCTGGGTCTGCCGGAAGCCACGGTGCGGGTGCGCTTCATGCGTGCACGCCGGCTGCTTCAAACATCATTGGAGCAGGAGATCGGCCCGCGCGCGGTCGGCGCCTTTTCGTTCGCGGGCGAGCGCTGCGAGCGCATCGTGGCGGCGGTGATGACGCGGATCGACGCAGCGGGCCGGGCGCCGAACCGGACCTAA